GCCAACCAACCACAAGgcacttggccaaaatgccaaTCAAACTGGCGCTGAGCAAATATTATCACAACAAGGCCGCAGAACAATGTGGAGGCCATCAATCAATCGGCACTCGGCAGCCAAACCAATCATCCATTTATCCATCCATATCCATCCGGATCCTGGCCATCCAATCACCCAATCATCCAATCGCTCAGGCGTAtcgcaagaacaacaacaattttccaattaagcGGCCAAAAATTTGAGCATATGATGATTATTGACGATAAGAGCGCCCAACCGCCCCAGGAATCCCAAATGGTCTGCCgaaatgtgcaaataaatcGCACAATTGTCCATTCGCCCAGTCGTCCTTTTTGGGTGGATTCCCAGCTATCTGCGAGCACCGAAACTAAAAGTTGGCTGCGGCCacgccaaaaccaaaacaaagaaactTTCGTTTCCAATTTTCTTGatgtattaaattatttacgcCCTCTTGAGCAGAGGATTCGTGTGCGTGGCACTCATATGTGCATCTGTAGATATATAGACATGTGTGTATATAGGTGACTTCTATATGTTTACTTTGTCAGCCAGTGGTTTTGTTAATAACAAAAAGTACAGAGAGTAACACATCCACTTTAATGGCATTGTTAATGACTTAAACTGAATAATAAACTACATTATAACTATCTATTTATGGTAAAAACATAACTCAGAGTTAAGAACTCTCAAAATAAGGAAGTACTTTTGGTAGATgtttttacaaatatatattcttctcTTTGAATCATATGTGCTCTTTAGTTATTTGATCAATTTAATACTTAAGTTATTCACAATATTCTATAATTAAGGAAACTAGAAAAAAGGTTCGCTATTTGGAATAAAATGTGCCagtatgtatatgtagtaattaataaatggtaaattgcattaaattcCTAAGAAAATCATACCCTAAAGTTTTTTCGGAACAAAGTTAATTTATGAACGTTTGTAACGCCAATTTGCCTAATTAGAGAAATTAGCGTTATCCGGGTGGAAAAGCTAACCGGGCGAAAGTGTCTCAGTCACTTTTCACTGCGATTAACTGTCACCAGTTGGCCACATGGGCTGTGATCTTGCCAAGGCTGGAAAACACCCGCTGGATTTTCACAGTTTGTGCGCAGAAAAGAAAATTACTTGGCTGTAGCCACCAACTCAATTTCACCCAGTGAGTGAGTGGGCCAGTGAGCCAAATGTGCAGCGATCACTGCACGGCATCGACGGGGATTCCCCTGCTCCGCCCAAAAGCAGCAGTTGCAATTTATGATAACCAATTTGCGGACTACACATACAAGCATTCTCCCCCTGTGCCGGCTAAGATTCCAGCGGAGATCCCAGTCCAAGAGCCCAAACCAGGGGGCAGTAGCCGAAGGCGATTTAATCACTCCGCTGCACGCATCGTTAAATAGTATAAGTTATTACTGAGATATAGTGTGTGGATCGGTTGTTGCCTCCGGCGAACAGCTGGCATCTACTGCTTTTTCAGATCCTACTGACCATATGCTTATGATTACTCTTGGCACTAATTCTACTCTCATTTCTAAGCACTGATTTATGTGTATTTCATTCGGAATATCTGGGCAGTTCCGGTGTTCTAGTGCTCCAGTGATCGCTTTTTGGGGAGCACCTACAGTGGTCACTTGAATTATGGAACTAGGTAACATAATTACCCGTGGATTTGTATaacaaattataatattttgtataacaGATGGTATTTGTTGTTCTGTTACATGCAATCGAGAAATATCTTTTAAGAATTcaaaattttataaatggCGTATATTGGACCTTAAGGACAGTTTTCCTTAACTttagtttaaataaatctttagAATATCCTATTTGCTAGCTAACTGCTATATAAGTAAGCAGATAATCATAATACCATTAGCAAACATGTTTTTCGGACATAAAGATAGCTAAGATAggcttaaatattatttcaagtTAAGTGAAATCCACTTCTTGAATTGTATATTAAATCTATCCTTTGCATTCATTCATACATATGCGCGTATAGAAATCGAAAAGTGCTACTTTGTGCCGGATAGCTTCGCAGCTCCACGGCGATCGCGGCACCTGAACACGATGCACAGGCATCCATCCGTGGTTGGGTAACGAAAACATGTCAGCGCCCACAGACGACGGCGATAAGGAGAGTCGGTCGAACGCATAACACAATATGGCCAGTGCTAATTGCCCACCAGTGGCGCAGTAGCTGCTGCTCCCAGGTCCAACCGAGATCCGTCTGCATCCCATTGAGCACGCCAGTTCTTTCCGTCTGAGTGCGCCGCAATCTTCGATCGCAATTTATAAAAGCTCTGCCCGCCCAGCGATTTCGCTGCAGTAGCATCTTCAGATTGTCGGCGAGTGGACGCGGATATTAGCCAACGAAGATCACCACTCGAGATCAGAACTCTGGATAGCCGCATCTGTTAGCAAGGACTCCACAATGCAGCGTGTCgagtggctgctgctcctggcgtTGGTAGCCTCCGTTTCAACGGCAGTGACTCCAAGGAGGAGGCGACACAACGCGTCGGAATCCGCAACTACCTCCAGTCCCGGTGATTGGGGATCAGCCTGGGGCTTGGGTCCGGAGATGGCACTTGTGAGGAGGGTCTACGACGATTGCCAAGACAAGAACGACTTCATTGGCTGCCTGAAACAGAAAGCCCTCCATGCTCTCAGTCGAGCCCTGGACCAGGACTCCATCAAGATAGTGGATGGTCTGGTGCTGGAGAAGCAAAACCAGACCGAAACGGAGAGCATACTGGGCTCCCTGACGGATGCCCGGCAATTTGGCAACCTGGCGCCCATCGATCGAGCCCTTCTCTCCAAGGCGGACAAGCTGATGCGGACGCACACGCTTAAAATCGACATGGACGGAGGCGGCAGTGATGCTAGTGTGGGTCGTGGCGAGCACGGccacaagaaaaagaagcacaAGGAGGGGGGCCACATCAAGTATGTGGTGGCCGCCCTCCTCACAGCCATGGGCATCGCTGGTCCCTTGGGTCTGAAGGCTCTGGCCGCGATCGCCGGCAAGGCTCTCGTCATCAGTAAAGTGGCCCTGACCATTGCCGGGATCATTGCGCTCAAGAAACTCTTCTCGCACGACCACAGCGAGGAGACCAGCTTCCAAGTGCATGCCGGTGAACATAACAGGTAAGGGTTTAGTTTTTGAGTCTATATCAAAAAGGATTACTTTACTTCCATGTGCCTCCCTGCAGACGCAACACATACGTGATCCGGCCCGTGTCCAAGACGAGTGGTGCGGCAGGAGCCGGTGGCGTGGGCGTCACCGCCGCCGGCGGCAGCTCTTCGGTGGATCCGTATCGCTACTACTACGAATACCACCAGCAGTAAGGCGTGTGCTCAGTGGCGATGATGGTATCTGGAGAAATCTCCGCCGTTTTTTGGCGCCGGAGTCTTGATGCAGCTAGACTACCAAAGAACCGATCCACATCCAGTCGGACCAAGCGGAGTCCGACAGCAGCCGTTCACCTTAACGTAGCTCCTAAGTTGTAGGCtaatttattatgcaattGCGCGAACCCTAAGAATGAAGCCCAAATAATAAACGATATTGAATTGTACTCATAGAgattataaaaaagaaaactcatGTTTATTAAACTTTGAGGTTCCGGAATCAAGGTCAATCGGAATCATCCGATATAACATAACTGGCAGTATTTCGAGAGCCCATCACGCTACTTAGAAGAGTTTGCTGCCTGCCGGAGGTTCGCTATTTGGGATACAAAAAGAAGCAAATACAATAAGATGTTCAGGTTTCTTGTAAGGCTAACATTTCATACCGTACTACCGACTGTCACATCTAGCTGGCCCTTGCCACGTGTGGCAGCTGTGGCGGCGGCACGACTTCGGGCGGTTCCACGACCCCTAGCAACTCCTCGTCCCGTCGCGGGTGCAATGGGAGCGTTCGCTGCGCTACCCAACTCAGATATGGacttttcttctttctttacTTTCAAGCCCTGTGTATCGAGCATTTTCAGTAGATCCCCGTGCTTGTGGCGCGCCCTAAAACTCACAAGCTCGTCTTCGACGTTCTCGTCGTTTGGCATTGCTTCCAATAGGTGATCGACTGCCTTTTCCTTGTAGAACCTGGAGATTCAAATGGGTTAGGATGCATATAGTGATTCGATACTTGATTGCGACCCACTTGACAATATTTTCTGCTGCATCAGCATCCCGTTGCTCCAACAGCCGATAGGTCATCTCTGCGAGAGCCTTTGAGTGGAATAACTTTAGTGGTTTATTCGACTTGGCCTCTTCGAAATATCGATCCACTAACTCCTCCACGCGTGTGGCATTATCCGCTTCAAGAGCGCGTCGCAATGCCTCTTTGTCCAGGTTGACAGCCTCCGTTTTGGTACGCTTAACCACCTTGCTGAACTGCACCACATCCTGAACGTTGGCCACCCGAGTGCTAAACGTCTCCCCAAACCGAATTGCGTTAAACATGCAGGACTCATCTGTGTAGAGAAGGCGCAAGCGAATGAGCGGCAGCGTTGGTTGCTTAGGATGACCGGTGTGTTGGGCTGCCGCCCGTTCGATCATTGCCTCCACTCGTTCCTTGGCGTATTTAAAAACCTTGGTAGAGGCATCACCTTCGGCAAGTCCTAATTCCTCGGCATGGTCGTTCAACACGACGGATTCAAAGACGAAGGGCCGCACAGTCTCTAGCGGCAGCGGCTTTAGCTTGAATTTTCCCTTGTAAATCTCAAGCAGCCCCACGTGCTTCTTCTTGGCCTCGCCCTCGGACAAAGAGGTGGGCACGGAGGAACCCGGCTGAGAGACATAGAAGCGCTTCTTAGCATTCTCCTCTGGCTCGATGCGGCAATCGTGTTCGTGACCCCAGATCACCAGATGCAAGAACGATGGCAACAGGTCCTCAGGTAGGTAGTTCTTTGGTCCGCGATCGGCGCGGTTCTGATGTACCACTAACAGATGAAACCAATCCTCCTCCTCTTTGGACTCATTGCCGTCTTCACCATTAGCAGTATTCTCGGGACAGTTAAACTTCACCTTAAAATCCTTGATAAGCCTGGCCAGCCGGCCGTCGTGGATGTGGCTAAGTCCGTACAGTGCCAATTGGCTCTCTCCCTTGCGCATCAGCACGGGGCTGATCTCCACCTGGGTAAGATCCGTCCACCGACCAAAATAATTAACCAGACCCGAGGTGCTCAGCAAGTCCAGGGAGCTCAGGCGACCGAAGCCACTGGGATCGTCGTGATTGCCGTGAATAGAGAACACTGGAATGGCAATGTTCAGATTGGGATCCTCGTAGTTCACCGACTGGTTAACGGCATTGTAGAAGCACTGTCCCTGGTCGCTGAGAATCTCCAGGGAAACAGGACGATCGCCGAAGGTGTAACGACGCAGGAGTTCAATGCATCTGGTGggcaatcaaaatgaaaatagagTGAGGAATACATTACAATTCCTACTTGTGCAGCGTATTCTGGCTGGGCACCGCGTCGTGGAAGAGGTCGCCTCCCAGTAGAATCATGTCCACATCCTCGGACACAGCCAGTTCCAGGATCTCCTCGAAGGCCGTGAAACTGTCCTCGCCGCGCACCGCATCCTTTTCGCCATAGCCCAGGTGGTTGTCGGTGGCCACCAGGACTCGGATCACGTTATCCGCATCCTGCTCTGCTGTCGTAGTGCCATCCATGGTCAAAATTTCACAAATAAGATTTTGCGCCCTATTTCGCCATCACAGGAACCGCGGAATATCATCGATATCGATATTTAATCGATTACGCGATGAGTAATAGAGGTACCGGTTTCTATCTACTAGTAAAAGTGTGCgggatttttaaatattattgttgATAACTTTGTCTATTATTGTTTCTGTATTACAACGTTATTATTccaaattattgaaatttaaatacaaattagacGACAGCTTATTGAACATATTGTTTTATTAGCgatttatttgaatatctaATAATATATCTTTGAATTTTTATACCGTTTCAGCGATAGAcagggaaattgaaaattcccTGTAACATCACTGTcaatatatttacttattaataagtagtTCATAAGTTTGTAAAAATCTCCTCTGCAATACGCAGGcggttttaaaaatatagagcttaataattacaaataaaagaTCATTTTTGTAGCAACTTCACATGAATGCTTATTGATGAGAGTGAGCCTTTGTCCGCCTATCCGATCACAGCCGTTTGATCgcttagtttagtttagtagttttggttttttgttcaGTCCAGATATGGCATTATCACTTCGTGGACGACATCCCTTCGCGTGTGCCAGGCAAGATGATGGACATGGGGTTTGACCACAATGATGAGCTTGCCAGCCTCCTGAAGCGTCCTGATGCCAATGGAGTCGCTGGTGAAAAGCGTTCGCTTGTTAAAGGGAATCACATCCATATTCTCATCGAAGTAACTGAAGTAGCTGAGGAAATATAAAAGGGTTTATTCGACTTTTGAAATTATCCCACCAACTATAACCTACCTCGATTGCCACGGAGTAATCACATCGTCGTTGGGTCCGCCGATCATCACCAACTTGTTCAGCCGCACCATTCCCATCTTGAAGGATGTGGAGTTGGAGGACTTCTTCTCGTTATTGATCAATGGCAGGAACTCGCTGTACTTCATGTAGAGATCCTGCCTCTGCGGATCATTCCAGTAGCCGCCAACCGAGGTGTGCTGTCCCACGCGCGAGTAGAACAACTCGAAGGCCGTCTTGGCCGCCAAATCGGGAAATATTAGATGCAGGAAGCTGGCTGAAAGTAAGACcattaaactaaatttaaaaccTATAACCAAAATGGTAAATAGTTGCACATCGGAAATATGCCTTTGTTTTCTAACCCTACTGCAAACTTATTGCTTGTAAAATACAGACGGGTTTTACCcggagaaatttaaacatgtGTGCATTCAAAACGTTGTATATTACTCATTGGATTGGACTTTGGATTGAACACTTACTGCCGTATTGTCCCGCCTGTGGTGAGGATAGAGATATAAAGGTCTTCACATTGTGCTCGGGCAGACTTTGGATGGCCGCCCGGGCCAAAAGGCCTCCTTGCGAGTATCCTGAAAGAGGAATGGTATGGGTAAGTAGATGCAAACAACCTTATAGAGATCGACGGGCTTACCCAGCACTATGATGCCCTCCGGATGCAGTTTGCCCACCTCGTTGAGGTAATCCCTGACCTGATCGACCTGTCGCCAGGCGTTCTCCAAGCTGTACCATCCACTGAATTTGTCGCAGTTGTAGACGATGGTACCAGGATGGAACTACAAACGGAGGAGAAGCGTCAATCAGTTCAACTGCGTTGTTTGCGTCGTCGAATTCGACCTTGTCACTGCTGATATTCAGCAGCTGGTAAACAATAACAAGGGGAATCCAATAACAAACCTCTTCGATTTCCCGGACCAGAGATGCCATCGATTCGGCTCCGGAGAGAATGCCGTGCAGGATGACCACCGGCTTGTAGGCCAGTGAGCCGGAAATGGCCGAGCAGGTTATCAGGGCCACCAGGACTTGCAAGTGAAGCCTCATTTTGTGGGGAACAATGGATTGCcgactgttgttgttgatgtatTCGTATCTTTATTAgctgctcttcttcttgctaCCCGCATTGGAAATTCTGAAACTGCGGGTTTGAAATCCGACATGCGAATGGCAAATGTGTTTTGAGCGCAATTATGAGCGGAGCGGAGTTTAAAAATGGATTTAAATACAGTCAGGCTGTAatgaacatttaaataaaacaataaattgtacGATAAAGACAAGATTTAACttagttaaataaaatttagctCAAAGGTTGATTTGATAACGAATTACAAAAGCGCTGAGGTGTTTTACAAGGAAAGGTGTTTAAATAGGTtctataaattgaatttttgaatCCCGAtatgacattttaaaaaagtaaaagccaATATAATTTAGTGCACCATTAAAAACGCAAAAAGAGTTCGCATGGGGtacttttaaaattaaacttattaTTAGTCTGCGCCATCTTTTTCAGAATACAATTATAAGAGtctaaagaaaataaaagttcaatttacaattttttggACAATGTGATTGTACAACGGCTTGCACAAAACTAAATCTCAACGTTGTTTAGGCTTTCTTTACTCCAAAAAAATCCCAGAATCGGCGGATCTTAAAATAATGCTCGTTTATTCACTCTCAACTTACACGATCGTCGTTATGTACTTTGCACTATTGTGTCTTGCGTAAATTTAAGTCTAGGCGCGGCACACACGCTCCGCAATTAATATCTACGCTCTGTGGCTCGCGATCCACAGACTCCTCATCCACATCGCACAATTCATTTGTCATTCGGGGCCGGGAACAAGGTGATTTCAGGGTATATCAAATATGACAACACTTAACAGTTTAGGCTTAGGGCTAGGGCGGCATCTCAACCTCCTTTTTGTTTAAGAGTTCTCGATCTAGATTTGTAGCGGTTCTGTTCCAAGTTACGTGATTCGTTTCTGCGGCCGGAGATCTAGTAGAAGAAGTCCAGCCCGTTCCGAGGGCTCGAACCTCACCCGGCCACCTCTTCGCTGACAAAGTCCAGCTTAACCACCTCTGCGGGCAGGCACTCCTCCACGTCCACTTCGTTCTCCTGGACATTGATCCGATTGAGGGTCATGGACACGTCTGGGCCGCACTTTAAGCCTGCTGGCGCCCCGGCTGGCGATCCTGCTgtcgccgctgccgctggagGATTGGAGGTGCTCACCACATCGTCGGCAATCACCACCGTGGGCGAGAGTACTGTTGGAACAGTGGACACTGCAGACACTACGGGCACCACGATCTGCGTCGACGAGCAGGTGGACACCACATGGGGCTGCTGCACCACTGTCGCTGTAGTCGAAGTGGGCTGCTGGATAATGATGTTCTCCGTGATGGTGGGCGTGTTGTTTGCCGTCGAGGCTGCAGCCTGTGCTGCCGCTAATGCCGCAGCCTTCTGCATCTGCTGGTACTGCTTAACGGTCACCGTCGTGCCCGTCGTAGTGGTGGATTGTGGATGCAGGATGATCTGCTTTGGCTGCGCCACCAGCTGTACGTGCTGTACGATGGGCTGTGACTTAAATACTTGAGGAGGTGGCTGCTGAAGGggctgctgcggttgctgttgtggcAGCGTCTGGAGAACGTGTTGCACCTGCTGGACGGGCACTTGCTTGGCGGGAATGCCGGCGTCCTCGAAGGCCTTCTTCTTCAGCGCCTGGCGGATCTGAGAACTGCAATGGAGAAGGTTAATTGAAACTAGCACGGACACACTGGGCAGCAGGTTCCCTCGCCAGGAGCACAGGATCACTTACACGGTGCGGTTCTTGATGCTCAAGCTGATCTTGGTCAGGTCGTCGGAGAAGCGCATTATAGACGAGTGCAGCATGTCGATCTCCTCGTCCGTCCACTTTCTGCAGCCGTGGCGAGGGAACAAAGGACACAGAAACACTCCGATTAGTGTCCACAAAACTCGCGACTCCACCACAACGATTCAACTTACCCGGATGGCGACTCCGCATTGGGATGCAGCTGCATGGTTAGATCGCCCAGTCTGCTGAACGCCTGTCCGGCGGCCGTGAATATCTCCCCCACCTGCAAGTGTATGCGGATTTGCATCCGGAGTCAGTTTGTTGTTACCGCGtgcaaattcaaaacaaacgcaccgcccccgcccaccgcccgTCG
This genomic stretch from Drosophila teissieri strain GT53w chromosome 2L, Prin_Dtei_1.1, whole genome shotgun sequence harbors:
- the LOC122626727 gene encoding uncharacterized protein LOC122626727, which encodes MQRVEWLLLLALVASVSTAVTPRRRRHNASESATTSSPGDWGSAWGLGPEMALVRRVYDDCQDKNDFIGCLKQKALHALSRALDQDSIKIVDGLVLEKQNQTETESILGSLTDARQFGNLAPIDRALLSKADKLMRTHTLKIDMDGGGSDASVGRGEHGHKKKKHKEGGHIKYVVAALLTAMGIAGPLGLKALAAIAGKALVISKVALTIAGIIALKKLFSHDHSEETSFQVHAGEHNRRNTYVIRPVSKTSGAAGAGGVGVTAAGGSSSVDPYRYYYEYHQQ
- the LOC122622851 gene encoding double-strand break repair protein MRE11, producing MDGTTTAEQDADNVIRVLVATDNHLGYGEKDAVRGEDSFTAFEEILELAVSEDVDMILLGGDLFHDAVPSQNTLHKCIELLRRYTFGDRPVSLEILSDQGQCFYNAVNQSVNYEDPNLNIAIPVFSIHGNHDDPSGFGRLSSLDLLSTSGLVNYFGRWTDLTQVEISPVLMRKGESQLALYGLSHIHDGRLARLIKDFKVKFNCPENTANGEDGNESKEEEDWFHLLVVHQNRADRGPKNYLPEDLLPSFLHLVIWGHEHDCRIEPEENAKKRFYVSQPGSSVPTSLSEGEAKKKHVGLLEIYKGKFKLKPLPLETVRPFVFESVVLNDHAEELGLAEGDASTKVFKYAKERVEAMIERAAAQHTGHPKQPTLPLIRLRLLYTDESCMFNAIRFGETFSTRVANVQDVVQFSKVVKRTKTEAVNLDKEALRRALEADNATRVEELVDRYFEEAKSNKPLKLFHSKALAEMTYRLLEQRDADAAENIVKFYKEKAVDHLLEAMPNDENVEDELVSFRARHKHGDLLKMLDTQGLKVKKEEKSISELGSAANAPIAPATGRGVARGRGTARSRAAATAATRGKGQLDVTVGSTRTSGRQQTLLSSVMGSRNTASYVISDDSD
- the LOC122625808 gene encoding lysosomal thioesterase PPT2 homolog, with protein sequence MRLHLQVLVALITCSAISGSLAYKPVVILHGILSGAESMASLVREIEEFHPGTIVYNCDKFSGWYSLENAWRQVDQVRDYLNEVGKLHPEGIIVLGYSQGGLLARAAIQSLPEHNVKTFISLSSPQAGQYGTSFLHLIFPDLAAKTAFELFYSRVGQHTSVGGYWNDPQRQDLYMKYSEFLPLINNEKKSSNSTSFKMGMVRLNKLVMIGGPNDDVITPWQSSYFSYFDENMDVIPFNKRTLFTSDSIGIRTLQEAGKLIIVVKPHVHHLAWHTRRDVVHEVIMPYLD
- the LOC122626674 gene encoding ataxin-2 homolog isoform X1; translated protein: MNSAIKVGEIFTAAGQAFSRLGDLTMQLHPNAESPSGKWTDEEIDMLHSSIMRFSDDLTKISLSIKNRTVSQIRQALKKKAFEDAGIPAKQVPVQQVQHVLQTLPQQQPQQPLQQPPPQVFKSQPIVQHVQLVAQPKQIILHPQSTTTTGTTVTVKQYQQMQKAAALAAAQAAASTANNTPTITENIIIQQPTSTTATVVQQPHVVSTCSSTQIVVPVVSAVSTVPTVLSPTVVIADDVVSTSNPPAAAATAGSPAGAPAGLKCGPDVSMTLNRINVQENEVDVEECLPAEVVKLDFVSEEVAG
- the LOC122626674 gene encoding forkhead box protein B2 isoform X3: MNSAIKVGEIFTAAGQAFSRLGDLTMQLHPNAESPSGSQIRQALKKKAFEDAGIPAKQVPVQQVQHVLQTLPQQQPQQPLQQPPPQVFKSQPIVQHVQLVAQPKQIILHPQSTTTTGTTVTVKQYQQMQKAAALAAAQAAASTANNTPTITENIIIQQPTSTTATVVQQPHVVSTCSSTQIVVPVVSAVSTVPTVLSPTVVIADDVVSTSNPPAAAATAGSPAGAPAGLKCGPDVSMTLNRINVQENEVDVEECLPAEVVKLDFVSEEVAG
- the LOC122626674 gene encoding forkhead box protein B2 isoform X2, translating into MQIRIHLQVGEIFTAAGQAFSRLGDLTMQLHPNAESPSGSQIRQALKKKAFEDAGIPAKQVPVQQVQHVLQTLPQQQPQQPLQQPPPQVFKSQPIVQHVQLVAQPKQIILHPQSTTTTGTTVTVKQYQQMQKAAALAAAQAAASTANNTPTITENIIIQQPTSTTATVVQQPHVVSTCSSTQIVVPVVSAVSTVPTVLSPTVVIADDVVSTSNPPAAAATAGSPAGAPAGLKCGPDVSMTLNRINVQENEVDVEECLPAEVVKLDFVSEEVAG